A single region of the Arthrobacter sp. V1I7 genome encodes:
- a CDS encoding LysR family transcriptional regulator, whose translation MIDARLITLRVFARCGTIGATAELTGYSPSAVSAQLRELQRVLGMQLLTKDGRGVRLTATGRFIVAGSDPLIAQWESLRAAAMEAGDQVQARFGLGGFSTAAAQLLAPLAATLRTTRPLLEVQVLEANPARCFDLLIAERIDLAVIVAMQSDTYGEDDPRFEQTVLLDDPLDVIIPGDHPLAARETATLEELASEPWITEAAGSTYHSLFTAAFTAVGVTPRIAHEAVEWETHIAFVGAGLGVGLLPRLAPLHSAENVVRLRITGKAKPTRRIVAAVRRGSIASPLIQESLRILQVNAHRILTARPEDDL comes from the coding sequence ATGATCGATGCGAGGCTCATCACACTTCGCGTGTTCGCCCGGTGCGGCACCATAGGGGCGACCGCGGAGCTCACGGGTTATTCTCCCTCTGCCGTCTCCGCGCAATTGCGGGAGCTCCAGCGCGTGCTTGGAATGCAGCTGCTGACGAAAGACGGCCGGGGCGTGCGGCTTACCGCCACGGGCCGCTTTATCGTGGCGGGCTCGGATCCCCTCATTGCACAATGGGAGAGCCTGCGCGCCGCAGCCATGGAGGCCGGCGACCAGGTGCAGGCCCGTTTTGGCCTCGGCGGATTTTCCACTGCAGCCGCCCAGCTGCTCGCGCCGCTGGCCGCCACCCTGCGCACAACACGCCCCCTGCTGGAGGTACAGGTACTCGAGGCCAACCCGGCCCGTTGCTTCGACTTGTTGATCGCGGAACGAATCGACCTTGCGGTTATTGTCGCCATGCAGTCCGACACTTATGGTGAGGACGATCCGCGCTTCGAGCAGACAGTTCTGCTCGACGATCCACTGGACGTGATCATTCCCGGTGACCATCCGCTGGCAGCACGGGAAACAGCGACGCTTGAAGAGCTGGCATCGGAACCGTGGATCACGGAGGCCGCTGGTTCCACCTACCATTCCCTCTTTACCGCGGCGTTCACGGCAGTCGGGGTGACACCGCGCATTGCCCATGAGGCCGTTGAATGGGAAACCCATATCGCGTTCGTGGGTGCGGGTCTGGGCGTCGGCCTGCTGCCACGGCTGGCGCCCCTGCATAGTGCCGAGAACGTGGTTCGGCTACGTATCACCGGTAAGGCAAAACCCACGCGCCGCATCGTCGCCGCGGTGCGCAGGGGCAGCATCGCCTCACCCCTGATCCAGGAGTCGCTCCGCATCCTGCAGGTTAACGCCCATCGGATCCTCACCGCCCGACCCGAAGACGACCTCTGA
- a CDS encoding ferredoxin reductase, which yields MIELLTETAIHEPQRIRGLEMPWNRVMGSTETPARAARALGPWHPQEFMAECVETVPEAGAMMTFVFRRCDGAPLAFRAGQYVNVAFPVNGEDQEPVDRSYSLSSSPTEPWTFSITVKCDPTGLVSPWVHEKVKPGTVLEMLGPVGAFHLPDADRRARYLLLAAGAGITPIMSMVRTIHSLPGHADVVVLYHGSDTGGFAFHRELAYIASVDSRVKVYYSLGDRSVPEGWEGLSGRLTAAMLEEVAPDANGRQVYACGPEGYLNTATELLKKVGVDDTSIYMEFFSGDRQTLLEYQAEVALAADFAEEIAEEIAESAEDYFESQPAAFGLYEPGYDADGTLKATGLPLETVDPDAPCPEAPDGSPDAGPEAGSPDASSFDTVGTGSLTMSFMRTGINVRIDPAEHILEAAQRAGVRIGANCKEGMCGSCKVVKLSGEVEMNHQGGIRAREISAGKFLPCCSTARTDLVIDA from the coding sequence ATGATTGAACTCCTCACTGAAACGGCAATCCACGAACCACAGCGTATTCGCGGTCTTGAGATGCCGTGGAACAGGGTGATGGGAAGCACAGAGACACCTGCCCGGGCAGCCCGTGCATTGGGCCCGTGGCATCCGCAGGAGTTCATGGCCGAATGCGTCGAGACCGTTCCCGAGGCCGGCGCCATGATGACCTTTGTGTTCCGCCGTTGCGACGGTGCGCCCCTGGCGTTCCGTGCGGGCCAGTACGTGAACGTCGCATTCCCCGTGAATGGTGAGGACCAGGAACCGGTGGACCGCAGCTACTCGCTGTCCAGTTCGCCCACCGAGCCGTGGACCTTCAGCATCACCGTCAAGTGTGACCCCACGGGACTGGTCTCGCCATGGGTGCACGAGAAGGTCAAACCCGGCACCGTCCTAGAGATGCTGGGACCGGTGGGAGCATTCCACCTGCCCGACGCCGACCGGCGGGCACGGTACCTCTTGCTGGCCGCCGGCGCAGGCATCACCCCCATCATGTCCATGGTGCGGACCATCCACTCCCTGCCCGGACACGCCGATGTTGTGGTGCTCTACCACGGCTCAGATACTGGAGGCTTTGCCTTCCACCGGGAATTGGCCTATATCGCCTCCGTGGACTCACGCGTCAAGGTTTACTACTCCCTGGGCGACCGCAGTGTACCGGAAGGGTGGGAAGGACTCAGCGGAAGGCTGACGGCGGCGATGCTTGAGGAGGTGGCCCCGGACGCCAACGGCCGCCAGGTGTACGCATGTGGTCCTGAGGGGTACCTGAACACCGCCACCGAGCTCCTAAAGAAGGTTGGTGTCGATGACACTTCCATCTACATGGAGTTCTTCTCGGGAGACCGCCAGACGCTCCTTGAATACCAGGCGGAGGTGGCACTTGCAGCCGACTTCGCGGAGGAGATCGCGGAGGAGATCGCCGAATCCGCTGAGGACTACTTCGAAAGCCAACCCGCCGCGTTCGGCCTCTACGAGCCTGGCTACGACGCCGACGGAACCCTGAAGGCCACGGGGCTGCCGCTGGAAACCGTCGACCCGGACGCGCCCTGTCCCGAAGCCCCCGACGGCAGTCCGGACGCGGGGCCGGAGGCCGGGTCCCCCGATGCCTCGAGCTTCGACACGGTCGGAACGGGAAGCCTCACCATGTCCTTCATGCGCACCGGCATCAATGTGCGCATCGACCCCGCCGAACACATCCTCGAGGCGGCCCAGCGTGCGGGCGTCCGGATCGGCGCGAACTGCAAGGAAGGCATGTGCGGCTCCTGCAAGGTCGTCAAGCTTTCCGGGGAGGTCGAGATGAACCACCAGGGCGGGATCCGGGCACGGGAAATCTCTGCCGGCAAGTTCCTGCCCTGCTGCTCCACCGCGCGGACCGATTTGGTGATCGATGCCTAG
- a CDS encoding aromatic ring-hydroxylating dioxygenase subunit alpha: MTASVNVPLNSRGKLAASLPAEQLAEITELFEFRRAGFSLDAPFYTDPTIFNIDMEAIFGQHWIFAASTAELPEPGDYVTVDYGPYSLIVLRNDDGDVNVLHNVCRHRGARVLTEAAGSTGNLVCGYHSWTYSPEGNLIHASAPGETKFDKSCFGLKRAHGREVAGLIFVCIADEPPTDFDETAKIFEPYLAPHDLSKTKIAYQQNIIEEGNWKLVMENNRECYHCDGHPELACSLFPTWGLTEGLIPTHLEEVWDRNKEAQSSLEERCRRYGLPYEVVEQLDTRIAGIRISRESLDGEGESFSADGRRLSKKLLGDLRDFRLGRCSMHLQPNSWFHFLGDHVITFGVFPINEHQSLVRTTWLVADDAVEGVDYDLEKLTYTWKQTNLQDKAFVELCQQGAGSPAYEPGPYMKSEYQVEAFINWYVQRVQEHLA; encoded by the coding sequence ATGACTGCTTCAGTGAACGTGCCCCTCAACTCACGCGGAAAACTCGCTGCCTCATTGCCTGCCGAGCAGCTGGCAGAAATCACCGAGTTGTTTGAGTTCCGGCGCGCCGGCTTCTCCCTCGATGCCCCCTTCTACACCGACCCGACGATTTTCAACATCGACATGGAGGCCATTTTCGGCCAGCACTGGATCTTTGCCGCCAGCACCGCCGAACTGCCGGAACCGGGCGACTACGTCACCGTCGACTACGGGCCCTACTCCCTGATTGTGCTGCGCAACGACGACGGCGACGTGAACGTCCTGCACAACGTATGCCGCCACCGCGGCGCCCGCGTTCTGACCGAAGCTGCCGGGTCAACCGGAAACCTGGTCTGCGGCTACCACTCCTGGACCTACTCCCCAGAGGGCAATTTGATCCATGCCTCCGCGCCGGGGGAAACGAAGTTCGACAAGAGCTGCTTCGGCCTCAAGCGCGCCCACGGCCGCGAGGTCGCCGGACTCATCTTCGTCTGCATTGCGGATGAACCGCCAACGGACTTCGACGAAACCGCGAAGATCTTTGAGCCCTACCTCGCGCCCCATGATCTCTCGAAGACAAAAATCGCCTACCAGCAGAACATCATCGAAGAGGGCAACTGGAAGCTCGTCATGGAGAACAACCGTGAGTGCTACCACTGCGACGGCCACCCCGAGCTCGCCTGCTCCCTATTCCCCACTTGGGGCCTGACGGAGGGCCTGATCCCGACCCATCTTGAGGAAGTGTGGGACCGGAACAAGGAGGCCCAGTCCTCCCTCGAGGAGCGTTGCCGCCGCTATGGCCTTCCCTACGAGGTGGTCGAGCAGCTTGACACGCGCATCGCGGGAATCCGCATCTCACGGGAATCACTCGATGGAGAGGGTGAATCGTTCTCCGCCGACGGGCGCAGGCTTTCCAAGAAGCTGCTCGGCGACTTGCGCGACTTCCGCCTTGGCCGCTGCTCAATGCACCTGCAGCCCAACAGCTGGTTCCACTTCCTCGGCGACCACGTCATCACGTTCGGTGTTTTCCCCATAAACGAACACCAGAGCCTCGTACGCACCACTTGGCTGGTGGCTGACGACGCCGTGGAAGGCGTCGACTACGACCTGGAGAAGCTCACCTACACCTGGAAGCAGACGAACCTGCAGGACAAGGCGTTCGTGGAGCTGTGCCAGCAGGGTGCCGGCAGTCCCGCCTACGAGCCCGGCCCCTACATGAAGAGCGAATACCAGGTCGAGGCATTCATCAACTGGTACGTGCAGCGCGTGCAGGAGCACTTGGCATGA